GCACGCTTGTCGAGTTTGGCTTGAGTCTTGAGACCCATTTTACCACCTCCCCACTTGCGGAGCAGTTCCGGATTGTCGTTGTACTTTTCGGTACCGAGGGACTTGAGCAGTTCGAGCTGTTTTTCGTCCGCTTTGTCGACACCAGTCAAAGCCACCGCGGCAGCCGTCTTCATGTGCACCAAGGCTCCGAGACGAGCCTTGTCCTTGACAATCATAAAGGGGACTCCCATTTTGCGGCAGAGGGCAGGCAACCACATGACAAGCTCGAGGGGATCAACGTCGTTGGCGATCAACACAAGCTGggctttcttttcttccaccaacgtGGTAATATGCTTGAGTCCGTACTTGACTTGATGCGGGGCCTTGCTACCGGCATCTTttccaccagcagcagcggcTTCCTTGATACGCTGTTTCTTGGCGGCGGGAGTTTCCGGGCGGTACTTGTTGAGCAGCGTAAAGACGGTCATGGCTTCGTTCTTGCCAATCACCTTGGTGAACTGGTTGACGGCCGGAGGGACCTTGAGTCGCTGGTAGAGAACCGCACGCTGACGCTGAATGCGGACGTAACGAGGCCATCGCACGAAACGCGAAAGATCGCGACCGGCGGGGCGAATATCGTTACCGATGCCAAAGTTGCGCGGACGGGAGGGAAAGAGCGGGTCGGCCACCGCCTTTTTCGGCTTGGCGTCGCCCTTTTTGGTTCCTTTCTTGGGTGCCTGGTGATTGATCGATGCACAAAAGGAGCAAACACGACAAGTAAGATTCTGTGGTCAAGAGACTGTACGGAATGTCATTCGAAACCAAGCCGGCTTACGTACCATGGTTAACGCTGGAATAACTTTGTTTGCTTTTTTGTTGATTTGTCAAACAGCAAAAAGTTATGTCGTCTCGTGTAGTGGGGGCCAAAACACACACTCGTGGATTCCGTACTAGCCGTACAAAGTAGAATCGTAGTACGGTATTCGGTTAGCGAATGATTTGAGTAAAGCGGTAAGAGTGTTCTCACCCGGAGAAAGATCTTGTCGGATAGTAGAAATTTCAAATTAGGTGGTTGCACTCCGAAAATGAAAGGCAGTGTTTTTCTCTGGCCGTCCGCCGGACAGCGTGCGACACATCAGCAGCACCAAGGAACGTGTCGGCGCAGTAATGTGAGATGTTTGCTTGTCGCCCATGGTCCCCAACGACACTACGAACTGTACAAACGCATAGTTTGACTAGCCTTTCCAACGTCTCCTTGTAGATAGTTCCGCAACCAACAAGAGACGCGAGTACTGTTCTTGTTTGGACCGGACCCGTGTTGTGATCGCTTGTCTAATCGGAATCCATCCGTGCCTTCTCCCATTGCTTACCACTACCAccgttcgttcgttcgtgaTGAattcgtcgttgctgttgcgtTGGACGGGGTCGTCCTCGACGGCGTTGCGACGTTTCGCGTTCGCGCATTCCCGCACGGTAGCCCGCGGGTTCGCCGCCAACTTTTCTCGGGATAAACCGCACGTGAACATTGGGACGATTGGACACGTCGATCACGGGAAAACCACCTTGACGCAGGCCATTACCAAAGTCCTGTCCGAGAAGGGATGGAGTCAAGCCATGACTTACGAACAAATCGACAAGGCACCCGAAGAAAAGGCTCGTAAAATTACCATCAACACTTCCCACATTGAGTACGAGACGGCCAATCGTCATTATGGACATATTGATTGGTAAGACTCTGCAGGCTCCACGTGAACGAGTACCTCGAACGGTATGGTACCGTCACAATACACGGTTTCTGCCCTTGTTAGCTCACACGTTTGCTGTCCTTTCTACTCGTTCTTCCCTGTTGTTGATCCTTGTTAGCCCCGGTCACGCCGATTACGTCAAGAATATGATTACGGGAGCCGCACAGATGGACGGCGGCATCCTCGTCGTAGCGGCGACGGATGGTCCCATGCCCCAGACTCGAGAACACATTCTGCTCGCTAAACAGGTCGGAATCCCCAATCTTGTCGTCTTTCTGAACAAGGTGGACttggtcgacgacgaagaattgctAGAGCTCGTTGAAATGGAAATTCGGGAGTTGCTCGACTTTTACGACTTTCCCGGAGACGATATTCCGATCATTCGGGGATCCGCCCTGGCGGCGGCCGAAGGCCGCAATCCCGAAATTGGTTCCGAAAAAATTCTAGAACTCATGGCAGCCGTTGACGAAAAAATTCCGGAACCCATGCGGGACTTGGACAAGGACTTTCTCATGCCAATTGAGGACGTCTTTTCGATTGCCGGCCGTGGAACCGTGGTCACGGGACGAGTGCAGCAGGGAAAGGTCAACGTAGGTGACGAGCTGGACGTCATTGGACTCGATCAGAACCACAAGACGATCTGCACCGGTGTGGAAATGTTCAAAAAGCTGCTCGATTTCGGTATGGCGGGAGACAACATTGGAGCCCTCTTGCGAGGTCTCAAACGTGAAGATGTTCGCCGCGGTCAGATTCTGTGCAAGCCGGGGTCAATGAAGACGTCCAAAAAGTTCGAAGCGGAAGTGTACGCCCTCAAGAAGGACGAAGGAGGCCGTCACACCCCGTTCATGACCAATTACCGCCCACAATTCTTTTTCCGAACTGCCGATATTACGGGATCCCTTCAGTTGAAGAGCGGTACAGAGATGGTCATGCCCGGTGACAATACGACCGTTGATGTGGAGTTGATTTCACCGGTGGCGTTGGAACCCGGCCTCCGTTTCAATATGCGTGAAGGTGGAATGACTGTCGGAACCGGCATCGTTACCAAGGTTTCAGAATAATAAAGCACGTTTAGTAGAATGAAAGAAACGCAGTATGTTGTCTCTTGGCTAGTAAATGTTTTTGTCAACAGCACCAGTACGCCTACGTTACGACCGGGACAACGCGGGTTGTCCGTCAAGGAACAGTGGTGGATACCATCAGCTTTCAACTAGTACGGGATGCACTGCGATGCCAAAAAAAGCTCCCAAAATCGAAATAGTGACGAGGCCATCGCTTAGATGAAAGAGTCGGTGTAACCAATGTTTAGTTCGAAAACGCTAGACAAACGATAGGGCTTGTGTGCGATGGAATCgccctcactgtcagttcctTACACCGACAAGCCAATCACGCCCGCCGCAATGCGTGGACCAGGATTGCCCGTCGTCAACGAATTTTCGTGTCCACCGCGGCCCTTGTCGTCCTCACCGACGTAGATCACCAGTGAACGTCCCAGAACAGAATGAGGACCCAAAAGCTGAACCTTTGGGTCCGAAATCTGAACGGAACAATTCCCGTTCTCATCGACAACAATGTTTCCCAAGTCACCCACCATTCTCTGTGCGTCCGTGGGTGCTCCGTGTGTCTTTCCTAACAACAAGAGATGGAAGCATCCAGAGTGAGAGCCAGACCAAATATAGCAGGGTCTCCGACACGTCCGACAGAAGTCGAACACGTGTGATTTGTTCGGAACAACGAAATCTCACGCACCAAATGGATTGAAAATGGGTCCACAGGACGAGGCACCTTGAGACAAGTCTCCCGAGACGCAGACGGAGATTCCGTGCTTTCCGGCGGCAAGGCCCGAAAGGCTTCCAGAGATTTTGACAGGCTGGTTGATATCGGCTTGGGTCAAGGTCAAGCATCCCAGCGACGGGTTTCCGCTCGACTCGCTCGAAAGCTGGCAGACGGCTTTACACGATGCTCCTCCAGTCATGGTTAACTAGTTGTAGGGTGTGAGTGTAACTTCAGGAGGGAGACGAAGAATGTGGCGCTGAACCTCGATAATGGCTTCTATGGTAGCAAATTGACTGACAATACCGCCTACTATTGGTCCTGCTTTTCGCAATCTACCGTCCTGTCCCGTAGTCACGCTGTTTAGAGACAATTGTAAGTTTGCCGTTTTTGTGCGGTCGACGGAGGTTGGTGAAATCCACATTTGATATTGGTGGTTGTGCTTGTAAGCGTTGGGGTGGTGTGTGCCGTGCCTCCTGTGCTCGTTCTGAAAGAGTGTTTGTTGGTCCGGGTGCCTTACAGGTTTCgagttcactgtcactgtcgtcCCGCAAATCAAATTCGGTAGCCCAAGGGAATCAATcatgttgactgtgactttcGCTttgtttttacagttaaactGTTCCTAGAGGCTTTTTTCAATCTTGAATTGCAACGTCTATCAAGCGGACGAAAGAAATGGCCAGCTTGCTGGTGGGCCATGGCCTCGTGTCTGTTTTGACTTTGTAACTTGATCTTGTATCTCGGCGTTGCAGCGTCAttcttttccattccttctATAAGGATGGCACATTTAAATGATGTGAACGGAACTACAAATGTTGAGGTAGTATCGATGCTTTCGGGGCATCTGTATCTGTTCACGGTATGACCAAGTAGGTCTGGAGATCGAGAGGAAACCGGCACATTGCCCAATTTCACTTCAGCTGCGAACGTGTTACACTACCACTGCTGGCTGATGACCCAGCATGCCCGCTTCCAGAATTTGTTTCTTCTCCAGATGACGGGATGCAATTCTAGTTCGGTTAGGTCTGGAGGTTCCTATGTACGATGATTCTACGAAAACTCACATTCATCATTCCTAAAGCACTACATATCATTTCATTTTTGATATGGGACAAGACATCTCACTTGGAGTCAGCAGGCTGCTTCATTCCAGATTGTATGTACTGGAGTATGGTACCGAACCGATCCGCCGCAAACACGGTGTCGAAGCGGTACTTGTGCAGAAACTCTCTCGCAACATACTCCCAGTTTTCACGGTCCTGGACTATCTTCGTGTCTATCTCATTTTGACGCACCGACAAGTCCTGGTGTATgctttcgatttcgtcgcgGAAAAGCTCGCTGACAAAGGGTCCAAGCTGCGGGCTGAGATTGTAGCGGACCACATATTCCACAAGGAAGAAAAATACTGTTGCCAGAATCGCCATGGACACCGCACCCAACGCAATCCAAACGGGAATATCTGAGCTCAAGGAACTAGCATCAGGGAAGGCGTTCTCGATCACTGACCAAGGCAAGGCCACGGAAGCAGCCAGGGTAGTTACTAGACGGGTCAAGGTCAGAAGAATCTGAGTCATCGTCACGTTACGGATCCGGCTAATATTGACGCGATCCTTTCCATCCGTACGACTCGTCTTCGAACACAGGATTGTCCAAAGTCCAATTAGGATGACAAGCTTGCGGAGAAGATGAACAGCCGCCAAAACAGCACCAATTGTGGACACAGCATTGGCCCAGAAAGCGACATCTTCCAGAGAGTCAATGTCGAAAATTCGCGCTACGCTGAAAAGGACCGaggcgacgaagacgaagaaacccGACAGGAAAATCAGAGAGGCGATGTCACTTTCGCGAGTGGCCCAGAAGAAGGTCTCAAAGTCTCGACTCTCACGTCGCAAAACCTTCGAATCGTGTTCCTTCGATAGAAAGTGAAGACTTTTCACGATACCTCTGGTTTCAGTTTGAATTGGAGTGAACGTGGTAGAATAGTGTCTGGAGGAGCAACAGAGGAGACTGTACAAGTACCGGAAAGCTACGATAATGTTCCAATGCCAAAACTTTCGCTGCTTGATAAAACCAAAGCGCACTGGGCCTCTCTGCAACGAGTCTTCCAACATGTGATCGTACGCAAGCAAGCGGTCGAATAGCTGCTTGGCATCGTTTCCTGACTTGGAGCTCCTGCTTTCGAGCAGGAAGTTCATTTCGTCCAGCACTCGGAGAACATCGACAAGTTTTTCCTGTACGTAGCTATTGACATGGTAAGTGTCCACGATCAGCTTTGATACCAACAAAACCTGAAACTTTTGGATTTCACTGATGTCGCTGGCGCGTGACTTGAGCTGCTCGTATGCAATGTCAAATTCAGTTGGTTTACTGTACCCGTAGTAGGTCAAGCTCTCACGGAACGCTTTCGCACGTTGCTCCaaaagattcaaaaagggattTTTCGCCAACGGCGTCGAATCTTGGTCGTCTTGGCTCATCAAGGCGAAAACACAGCACTGCACCCGGGAAAAGTTCTTGTCGGCAAACAAGACTCGGGATTCCTCGTTCCGGATCTTGTATCGAGAGACATTCGCCATGGTTCCGAACGAGATCACAATGTTCAATCCAGCAAATAAGGCAGAAAAGAGGTTACCAAGGCTGCTGCCGATGAGTCGGAACGCAAGAACGCCGGATGCAAGAGCTGCTGACTGGGTCAAGGAGTTCGCGAAGTTCTGGGCTTCCACAGAGAAGTCGTCGATCAGGGAGTCGACCGGCTTCGGTTGGTTAAAGAGCTCGGAGCTCACACGCTCGTTGTTCAAATAGGCGTTGGCGGCGAATTCAGTTAACTGACTGAGAATAGCACAAAGTCGACGAGCACGGGGGAAATGCTGTGTAGCCAGGACTTTCTTAGTCGCCTCATCGACTTGCAGATGCCCTAGCAACAGTTCACAGTATTCAGTCAACACGACATCCTTCTCGGTCAGGACACTGCGACTAGTCCGAACGGCATCGACGGTTCTTGCTCCAGTTCCATCGGCTGGGATATCGGACTCTATTTTAGCCTCCAACTTGTCAGACACAGCCGCATTCCAGTGCTGCTGCAAGCTTCCGAGAAATATCTGATTATTTTCCAGCCCACGAGGTATAACGGAAGCCGTGAGCTTAACCATCCAGTCGCGAGACAGCAAATTGTCCAAATCTTGTCCGGTTTCCTCGAACTCGACTATTTTGGCGTATAGGTAGTCCACTCCGTCCCGGTAGGAAAAGCCCGGGCGCAAGAAACCGTCCTGCCCGTAGTTTGCCCCGGTTCCTCGTTGAACGACTTCTCCGTTCGACCAATCCGTTTCCTTGGAGTACTGCTGCAGCCTCGCATCAAACGAGATGCCGCGGCTAGCGTCTGCGATAAAGTTGTTAAAAGACATCGCATTGATGCATGCACCTGTCAGCCCACTGTATCGCATAAAATGCGGTGTGGCTTGCTCGTCTCCGACGAAAGCGAAAATGAAGCCCTTCTCCTCGTTTGACAGCCGCATGGTTCGATGGTTGACGTAGTGACCCACATCGAAGGTTGCCAAGGACTAGGACACAAGCTGTGTGAGATCCCCGCAGATTGGACACACCTTCTCCATCAGGAAAGGGACGATAGCATTTCACTTACCACTTTCGACTCTTGGTTCCCGTCTGGACCCCGGGTCAAGTTTCCCTCACGCAAGACCTTGGTATTGTTTTGGAACTTTGAAATATACCCTTCCACACTCCGCACAATAACCTGCGTTACTGATTTCGTCAGGACTTCGTACTTTGCCTGTGGCTCCGCCACCAGACGGAAGCTCTCTCCGATTGGCAAGGAACTCAAGGAGCGTGCTGTGTAAGAATTGATGAGATAGAGGCGGGGAACGCGCTTACGTGCTCCTGGATTATACACGTCACCAGTTCGAATGGTCTCGAGGCACCCCTCGTACCATAATCGATCAATGTGATGCACGAAAGTAGAACGGAGACGATCGATCGCCCTGGATTTGGATACGTACTCTGGATTTGACGCCAGAGGCTCGACCAAGCGATCGGAAAGTTCCTTCTTCCAACTTTCATATTCCCTTGGAAATTCCATCCCGAGGTAATAGTTGTCTCCAGTTTCGAAAAAGCGCGTTTGCAAAGTTTTACGGCGAAAACTTCCTGACGTTTGGCTGAGCCATTTGCAGCCCGTCACCAGCTGGGGGAATATAGACTGAACCTCTTCCAGTTCTGGGAAACCACTTTCCTTCACGAGATTGTCGAAATGGATTCGccaatcgtcgtcgttggagATGGTCTCATACATGCGCTGGACGATAGGCACAACTCGGACCATCTTTGTGAAGTCGCCTACGACTCTAGTGTTTTGATCATTTTGCGATCGTACATCGTCTAGTATACCGGTTCCCCATCGCTTCTCTCCGAAATTGTGCATCCCCATGGACACTTTCAATCCTTGCATACAGCACACGCCGTAAGGCTCTTTTGTGGTGACACCAATGTGTGTGGCTGATGGGTATTGTTTTCTAAGAGACCGGAAGAGATGAGAGAAGTGAGTGTACAACCCGAAGACTCGCTTGCCGAGTGAAGAGCTTACTCGAGAGGGCAATGCTTACCCGATGGCTTCGACGACGTGAGTATGTCCGAGATCCAGAGTGAACATGGTATCCTCAATAGACGCCATGGGTACAGTCTGCTGGAAAAATTCTCCCGTTCGTCGTTTTTCCTGGCACTGAAACCGAATATCTTGGACGCCTACATGTGCTTTCGTATCCGTTCCTATTGGGTAAATAGATGGCAGATTCGTCGCATTGACATTCAGGCTGCTCATTTCCTTCGCATGGGGGCGGAACTTGTAAGACTACGAACGGAAGACCGTAAAAAGTTAGATTTCGAATATGGGCTTGAGACATTCCCTACTACTCTGTGGCATACCTTTGCGTCGAGATCCATTCCTACGAGTTTAAAAGGTCGCACTTTCTGGTCCTGGTGTACCCACACCGCGTACTCCTCACCGAGTTTTAAATCGTCGATCCCCAGCGGCGGTGTGTAGAGGAGTTTTGCAACTTTCCATGAGTAAAGACCGGAAGAGTCTTTACCGTCCGGATCTACGGACCGTAAAACAACATCACCATCCTTGAGATGGTGGCCCTGCTTCACCATACTGTTGGAAACGGAGTCGTACTTGGACTTGGAATCAGTTTGGACGTAAATTATTCCTCGAGACCAAAGACGAGATGCTTCAGTGTGCAACGAACTTTCCAAATCTTTGATTGTGATCTCAACGAAACCTTGCGTCGGACTGTATCAAGAGCCGGTATTGTGGTGAGAGCTGCATCCAAGAATCAACAGCAACGGAGACAGCAGAATGCTCACTTACAGTGTATTTCCTAACTGAGCATCGGTTTCCCCGGAAGCAGGAATGTAGACGTCCTCAAAAATGGTTCCAAGATGGTACCTTAGCATGGCTATCCAGCGAGCATCGAGTCGAACAATCTGTGCTCTTTCAAAGGTTGACCCTCCTTTCGCAAAAGCATCGCGAGCCTCCTGGAGTTTCATGGTGCCCCCGCTAGCTAAACACGCTTCCGTACAGTGAATTGTCGTGATAAGTCCAGTTGGGCCTCCTCCCACGACAAGGACAGATTGCGGCGGAGCCCGCACAACCTTGGTTCTGTCAAATTGGATCGTCTCTGAAGTCTTCTCCTCGCAAAGAAACGGCGTGTACCGAGCTGTGGATTGGTTGTATTTATAGTAAGTGTTCCCAGGTGTGAGGTCTTCTGGACCGAGGAAGGGTTGATTCGAACGTTGAATCTCCCGGAGAACATTCAAACGAGCATTGTCGAGTTCTTCACAATTCATCTGGGATACTACCACTGTGTAGGGAGTAAGAAAATTCGAGTGAGAAACTGAGACTCAAACCAAATTGATGAAGTACTTTTGTTCGTACCGAGCCGTTGAAGGGCAATCCGAAGAAAGGAAAATTCCATAAAGGCACTGTACTGGAACGTCTTGCCGTATTCGAGCTCAATGGTCATAAATGCCTAAAGCACAACAAAGTGAGAAGAGGATTTATGCAAAACCAGCCGCCCGCTCTTCTCGCTTACTTTTTGTGCCCGCGAAATGGATTCCGCCACCGGAATGTAGGCTCGAGGCATGAGATGAGCTTTGTTTAAAGAAATTATCTTATCGTTGCCTGACTCGACATGGATAAATTGATGGAGCTCGCGATCTGGAACGTTGCCAATATAGATATGAAGGGCGAGGCAATCATTCTCATTCAGCCAGTACCATTCATCCCGCACAAGCTCGCCTTGAATCGACGGTCCAACAGAGAGGTCTCGAATTGCCTGATTTAGGTATTCCCGCCTAAGCTCCCTTTGAAGTAAAGTCTTGACCCGACCGAGCAGCAGCTGAGCTGGCTTCAGGTGGCCTAGATCGCCCTTCACAAGCTCTATCAACGTGCGCATGTCGCGAGGGGTCGTCTTCTGGAGGGCACTCTGTATACGCCATTTATCCACGGCGCCCGTGTCTTGCCCCTGGATGTGACTCAATATCGCTCTAATGAGAATGTTGTCTGATGGAACTTTCCAACTGACTTGGGTGACAATATCGTGGCCAAGGCGAATGCCCAATTCGACGGGAGTGACAATGTTGAGCACTTCTCCAGCTTGAAGTTCCAGAAGCCCAAGCGATTTTCTAATAGCTTCCAGCCAGGACCAAAGGGAATCACTGATGGAAGAAACGCCGCCCGCCACTGTCTCCACGACGTCTTTCTGCATCTCCTTGCAAAGATTCCACGCCGCCGAAGTATTCACATCAGGCTTTAAAGCCTGCAATCTGCGCACAATCGGGCCCAACACTTGCGCATCCCACGCGTTGCGACCCCGTAAACTCGACAGCAACAGGAGGACCCGGGGCATGTGAAATCGTAGTGTTTCAAAGGGATCTAACTGCTCCATACGCTGGTGGGCAAAGTTGCCCCACTCTTGAGACAGCATGTTGTGCCAGTGCTTGGCCAGCTGTCGGAGTACGTGGACGACCCCATTGTTGGTCATTGTGGGCATTGGACTGGCGACAAACGTCCGAACAATCGATTCGTCGGTTGGCAGTCGATGGGCGAAACGGAACTCGTTGGTCTTAGCACGTCCAAAGTATGTTCCGTACTGGTTGCGGTTTGCGAGTTCAAAGCCGTTGGACTCGGGTGCGAGATTCTGTGCCGTGTTGTTGGGATTGTCCGTCAATAGTCCTTCCCGACCTTGCGTGACAACGCGAGTGACCCAGTTGCCTTGTCCCAATAGATTGCGAAAGATGGATGCCAGGGCGTGATTTCGCGTTGAAGGGAAGTTTTCCGTGGCGGGAAAACCCGTAATCCCAACGATTGGGAACTGTCCCCAAGCGTCAAACACGCGATTCCAAGTAATGGCGGTGCTCCAGTGCCACAAAAAGTCGTACCGGGGTCCCAAGTTCTGTATAATAACGCGCGAGACGTTCCGATTGAGAAAAGCGATGCTAAGGACATCGGCAACTTCGGCAGGGTCACCTCTGTCCAGTGCTTCAATGACTTGCGAGGTCAAGTAGGCCTCAAAGCCCGTCTGGAAGGGTAGTTGAAACTGCAAAGCCCGACTCAGCTGCAAGGCGTTGACGTCGTTTAGTGCGAGCAATACAAGACGGCGCACGAGGCCTCGCCAGGCGCCTCCCAAAACACCGACTTCGTTGTTTAGCTGAATGTCATACGAAGTACGCTCTGAAATTGCAGCTTGCAAAACACTTCTCCGATCCCGAAAAAATGACTCATTACGTCGGATGAGAGGTGACTGGATGGCCAAGGGTATAATTTGTCCGTTGCAGTCTCGACGGTAGGGTGTCGAAACGACTTCGCGTTGACTACCGACTTCCAGGGAAAGCAACGGCCGCGAATTCCAACCCCTCTCGTTTTCAAATCTTTTATTTTCAGAATCAATTATGTCACGGCGACTTATAGTTGCGACTGAGGGAGGTCGAGCCAACCAAACCGGCATTCTGGTACCTTCAGCTTTCGATACTTTCGATTGGCCTCCAACGGATCCCCGGCGACCGTGCGTTTGCGACACACGTCTGAGATTTGTGTTCGCGGAAGGAGGCAAGGATACGAGAGACTGAGAAACGCGAGATACAAATGCTGTAGGTACGTTTTGACTTTGAATGCTTTCGTCCATGGAGTCCGACTTGTCCATGCTTCTAGTAGGCGCACCAGTGAGTGGTTGCTCGCGATTCAAAGACCCCGCCGCTCCTGCCAAAATGTGAGGCGACGTGGTTAGCATAGGCGCCATGTTCACTTGATCATGTTGGGTAACAATGCTGGTGATTACTGGGGATGGGACTCCTTCTTGTTTGCCGCTTTCCAGAACCGGTATCATCGATGGGCGTGATCGCGGGGCCGCTACTGTGGCGGTGAAGCAGCCCTGGGACGGCCTTGATGGAGATGTTGGTG
The sequence above is drawn from the Phaeodactylum tricornutum CCAP 1055/1 chromosome 21, whole genome shotgun sequence genome and encodes:
- a CDS encoding predicted protein, which translates into the protein MAPKKGTKKGDAKPKKAVADPLFPSRPRNFGIGNDIRPAGRDLSRFVRWPRYVRIQRQRAVLYQRLKVPPAVNQFTKVIGKNEAMTVFTLLNKYRPETPAAKKQRIKEAAAAGGKDAGSKAPHQVKYGLKHITTLVEEKKAQLVLIANDVDPLELVMWLPALCRKMGVPFMIVKDKARLGALVHMKTAAAVALTGVDKADEKQLELLKSLGTEKYNDNPELLRKWGGGKMGLKTQAKLDKRAKAVAIEEAKKLASLGRA
- a CDS encoding predicted protein (SOD's are catalyzing the dismutation of superoxide into molecular oxygen and hydrogen peroxide using Cu/Zn as a metal cofactor. Partial EST support only from low dose of decadienal library.); amino-acid sequence: GCLTLTQADINQPVKISGSLSGLAAGKHGISVCVSGDLSQGASSCGPIFNPFGKTHGAPTDAQRMVGDLGNIVVDENGNCSVQISDPKVQLLGPHSVLGRSLVIYVGEDDKGRGGHENSLTTGNPGPRIAAGVIGLSV
- a CDS encoding predicted protein, which gives rise to MAHCDFMLKMSGPPSGRLLTDPSDVDALISSWSTNQHDEENPPPTSPSRPSQGCFTATVAAPRSRPSMIPVLESGKQEGVPSPVITSIVTQHDQVNMAPMLTTSPHILAGAAGSLNREQPLTGAPTRSMDKSDSMDESIQSQNVPTAFVSRVSQSLVSLPPSANTNLRRVSQTHGRRGSVGGQSKVSKAEGTRMPVWLARPPSVATISRRDIIDSENKRFENERGWNSRPLLSLEVGSQREVVSTPYRRDCNGQIIPLAIQSPLIRRNESFFRDRRSVLQAAISERTSYDIQLNNEVGVLGGAWRGLVRRLVLLALNDVNALQLSRALQFQLPFQTGFEAYLTSQVIEALDRGDPAEVADVLSIAFLNRNVSRVIIQNLGPRYDFLWHWSTAITWNRVFDAWGQFPIVGITGFPATENFPSTRNHALASIFRNLLGQGNWVTRVVTQGREGLLTDNPNNTAQNLAPESNGFELANRNQYGTYFGRAKTNEFRFAHRLPTDESIVRTFVASPMPTMTNNGVVHVLRQLAKHWHNMLSQEWGNFAHQRMEQLDPFETLRFHMPRVLLLLSSLRGRNAWDAQVLGPIVRRLQALKPDVNTSAAWNLCKEMQKDVVETVAGGVSSISDSLWSWLEAIRKSLGLLELQAGEVLNIVTPVELGIRLGHDIVTQVSWKVPSDNILIRAILSHIQGQDTGAVDKWRIQSALQKTTPRDMRTLIELVKGDLGHLKPAQLLLGRVKTLLQRELRREYLNQAIRDLSVGPSIQGELVRDEWYWLNENDCLALHIYIGNVPDRELHQFIHVESGNDKIISLNKAHLMPRAYIPVAESISRAQKAFMTIELEYGKTFQYSAFMEFSFLRIALQRLVVVSQMNCEELDNARLNVLREIQRSNQPFLGPEDLTPGNTYYKYNQSTARYTPFLCEEKTSETIQFDRTKVVRAPPQSVLVVGGGPTGLITTIHCTEACLASGGTMKLQEARDAFAKGGSTFERAQIVRLDARWIAMLRYHLGTIFEDVYIPASGETDAQLGNTLPTQGFVEITIKDLESSLHTEASRLWSRGIIYVQTDSKSKYDSVSNSMVKQGHHLKDGDVVLRSVDPDGKDSSGLYSWKVAKLLYTPPLGIDDLKLGEEYAVWVHQDQKVRPFKLVGMDLDAKSYKFRPHAKEMSSLNVNATNLPSIYPIGTDTKAHVGVQDIRFQCQEKRRTGEFFQQTVPMASIEDTMFTLDLGHTHVVEAIGKQYPSATHIGVTTKEPYGVCCMQGLKVSMGMHNFGEKRWGTGILDDVRSQNDQNTRVVGDFTKMVRVVPIVQRMYETISNDDDWRIHFDNLVKESGFPELEEVQSIFPQLVTGCKWLSQTSGSFRRKTLQTRFFETGDNYYLGMEFPREYESWKKELSDRLVEPLASNPEYVSKSRAIDRLRSTFVHHIDRLWYEGCLETIRTGDVYNPGARKRVPRLYLINSYTARSLSSLPIGESFRLVAEPQAKYEVLTKSVTQVIVRSVEGYISKFQNNTKVLREGNLTRGPDGNQESKVSLATFDVGHYVNHRTMRLSNEEKGFIFAFVGDEQATPHFMRYSGLTGACINAMSFNNFIADASRGISFDARLQQYSKETDWSNGEVVQRGTGANYGQDGFLRPGFSYRDGVDYLYAKIVEFEETGQDLDNLLSRDWMVKLTASVIPRGLENNQIFLGSLQQHWNAAVSDKLEAKIESDIPADGTGARTVDAVRTSRSVLTEKDVVLTEYCELLLGHLQVDEATKKVLATQHFPRARRLCAILSQLTEFAANAYLNNERVSSELFNQPKPVDSLIDDFSVEAQNFANSLTQSAALASGVLAFRLIGSSLGNLFSALFAGLNIVISFGTMANVSRYKIRNEESRVLFADKNFSRVQCCVFALMSQDDQDSTPLAKNPFLNLLEQRAKAFRESLTYYGYSKPTEFDIAYEQLKSRASDISEIQKFQVLLVSKLIVDTYHVNSYVQEKLVDVLRVLDEMNFLLESRSSKSGNDAKQLFDRLLAYDHMLEDSLQRGPVRFGFIKQRKFWHWNIIVAFRYLYSLLCCSSRHYSTTFTPIQTETRGIVKSLHFLSKEHDSKVLRRESRDFETFFWATRESDIASLIFLSGFFVFVASVLFSVARIFDIDSLEDVAFWANAVSTIGAVLAAVHLLRKLVILIGLWTILCSKTSRTDGKDRVNISRIRNVTMTQILLTLTRLVTTLAASVALPWSVIENAFPDASSLSSDIPVWIALGAVSMAILATVFFFLVEYVVRYNLSPQLGPFVSELFRDEIESIHQDLSVRQNEIDTKIVQDRENWEYVAREFLHKYRFDTVFAADRFGTILQYIQSGMKQPADSK
- the TufA gene encoding predicted protein (Homologous to tufA in the chloroplast genome of C. reinhardtii); the protein is MNSSLLLRWTGSSSTALRRFAFAHSRTVARGFAANFSRDKPHVNIGTIGHVDHGKTTLTQAITKVLSEKGWSQAMTYEQIDKAPEEKARKITINTSHIEYETANRHYGHIDCPGHADYVKNMITGAAQMDGGILVVAATDGPMPQTREHILLAKQVGIPNLVVFLNKVDLVDDEELLELVEMEIRELLDFYDFPGDDIPIIRGSALAAAEGRNPEIGSEKILELMAAVDEKIPEPMRDLDKDFLMPIEDVFSIAGRGTVVTGRVQQGKVNVGDELDVIGLDQNHKTICTGVEMFKKLLDFGMAGDNIGALLRGLKREDVRRGQILCKPGSMKTSKKFEAEVYALKKDEGGRHTPFMTNYRPQFFFRTADITGSLQLKSGTEMVMPGDNTTVDVELISPVALEPGLRFNMREGGMTVGTGIVTKVSE